Genomic DNA from Haemorhous mexicanus isolate bHaeMex1 chromosome 20, bHaeMex1.pri, whole genome shotgun sequence:
AGCACAGGTGGACACGTGGCTGACCCAGTTCACCTGGTCTTCTGAATAGCAGAAGAACTGTCTAAATAATGTCAACACTGGTGTCCTTACATTACTGATTTTGATAACTTGTTTTCTACTGCAGAGTCAATGTTTCAAATTGTTTACAAACATGTAGATAAAATTAGATCAGCTTAGGCACAACCCATTGGGGCTCCTTTATTTTGAGCAATACAAGCTCAAAAATGTCACCTAATGTCTCAAAAGGATGAGTATCCTGGATAATGCTCTATCATACACCTCCACCTGCTGAGGCTTCAAATACTAGCCCAGATTGGGCATCTTGCCAGGCCCCCTGAACTCATTACTGAGTTAGAATTAGGCCTGTGAACTTGCCTCACATGGGCAGTATATGGCACACTCAGATATTTAAGTTAAGCATTGAGGTGAGTGAGCTAGAGGGAAAAATCCAGCTTCTGGGTACACAGCATAGGTGCATGTGGAAAAGGATCTGTTCTGTAGTATTGTCAATTAAGGTACTAGTAGAACAGTAATGACTAAAATTGAGCAAAAATAGAGGGAATTATTAGCAGGACAAGTACTGAAACAAGTGTGATTATAGAGGGAATTCATCCAATGGCACAACAGACCAGGCTCTCCAGATATTACATGACCATGGTAACACAATTCCATGAGCAGCTAAGACCTTCAGCTACCCCACAGCATTTATTAAACACTCATAAATGTCAGCGGGTGATCTCAGTGCCTCAACACGGATCACAAGCACTTcaggaacaaaaccaaatcctAAAATGGTATCTTCAGAGCCTCTCTTCTCTTCAGATGCCAGTATAGCTGTGGTCTGTTCTTTCCATCTGTGCCCACATGACACAGGAGGTTCACAGCATGTTGATGAGTTTGAAGCTTCCTACTTCTGCAGTAGGGACAACATTGATAAAAGTTTTATAAAGGATTGCTCCTTTGGGCAGCTGGCAGATCACATCCCTGCTCTCGCTGCTGCGGGGTGGGGGCACATAGACCTCTTTGGTGTATCTCACAATCCCATCCTCCAGGGCATAGAGTGTCTTGTTACGGCCCATGCCCACCTGGGAGAGGATGAAGAGCATTAGAAGGGAGAGGCTGGACATCCACGACTAAAGCAGATCTGATCATTGGTCTGCCTTGTTTGATATCCTGGCTTCAACAGCATctgttgctttattttttaaaataaaaccacacaaCTTGCTTCCAGCAAGCAGTTTGCAATGGTGCTCAGTATGAGATATGAGACACCCATTCCACCCGGGAGCACAAATGCCCAGTCAGGTCACAGAAGTGTTCTGGGATATCAATTACTTGCATACCTTCCCTGAGTCCCATGAGCACAGGTGAGGCTCTGAGCAGGCTCTGTGACTAATACCACAGAACACAGGGATGAGCATTAAGAATGAGAATGAAAGAGAGGAGGCAGTGATTGTGGGACTCTGGGGGGGACTGCTGTTCTCTGAGAaccaaagagagagaaaaggccTTACGTGAGCGCCAGGATGCCAGCGGATCAACCGCTGCGTAGCCAAAATGTTTCCTGCATGGACAAATGCACCTGCAACAGAGTGACACAGTCAGGCTGCAGAGAAAGAGCttccagagccctggcagaACACAAATCATTCCGGGACTTTCAAATCCCAGCTTTCTGTAGGtattttctaaggaaaaattacttcaaatgtTAAAAGCATCTGAACGAAAATGCTGttagcagaaaataaaagggcAATGGATAGACAATAGCAAAAAGTCAAATCTCTGAAAAGATTGCTTCTAGGGTACAAGGAATTTTCTGGCTGCTGAAGGTATTTGTTTTATTACATTTACATTGATATGTTTCCATCAGCAAAGATAGTAATTATTAAGCACTAAACTGCAAGAATCTGCACTTTGGCACTTCTGCTAAGCTTTGTAATTCTCCTTTGTAAACACTGGAAATGCTCAGTTCTTCCACCCAGTGTGGGGGAAAAGTGCAGTGCAGCTATGAGGTGTCTCACAGTGTTCCCTCCTCCTGGGCTCTGGAGAGGCAAAGTTAGAACCAAAGTACATTTTCTGTAGGCAATTTTGGCTGGCAGCCGGCAGGCTCATGGTGGGGGGAGTTGACTCACCCTGCCCTCCCACAAACAACCCTTGATCATGAGGTTTCACTGGAAACCTTCTTTCTCCTGGAAAAGTACCCTGCCCACCTTCTCCTGAAACACTCAGCAACTGACACATATcaggggagagcagctgtgAAGAACCCAGTGAAATGCAAATAAGATACTCAGACCTACCTTCGACTTTTTTGAACCCATAACGTTTCCCCGGGCTGCGGCCACCTAGGTTTTTCGAGCTGCCCCCACTTTTCTTAGAAGCCCATCTGACAGCAACCAGGGTTGTATGGTGAGTGGTTAGAACTAGGTTAGGAGAAAGAACAACATCAGCTGGAAAAACTATTATACATAATTCCTTCTGCCAGATGTAAAGGAAGACAGGCTTTAAAGTTAAAGGCAAAGGAAAGCCCTGGGACAAACAAAAAGTACTTCCAAGACAAATTAGACCAAAATGGCCTAAGTTCCGTGGAAAAAAGCCACATctcaagtgctgctgctgcccaggtaAGAACAAAATTCTCAGCAACCATGTTAAATCATGTGCACAAATTCCTGTTTGGTTCTTGTAAAATGCAGCACACATGTCATTGGTTGCTGTGGATTGCTCTTATAGTGCTTTGAGAAAAGATGGGTTGTGATTTGTTTCAGTTTCCCCTTTGACCAAATGGCACTTACTTACAGTTACATCCTGAAATCTTATAAATGAGCAGACTCCCAGTCTGGAAAATATATAAACATCTATGACCAGCCAGAAACAGTCTGAAGAGTATCCAGAAGGAGTATAAAGGTTGGGCTTGTTGGtatcagaggtcttttccaaccttaatgattctgtaattctatgatTAAAAGCTCTAAGAAGGAATACAGAGCCCTGGAAGTGGCAAAAAGGGAGTCTGGAGCACAGTTTTTTCATTAATCCTCCCAGTTTAAGGGAAGTGTTAAGGCCAGGttgaacagggcttggagcaaccaggtctagtgaaaggtgcccctacccatggcaggggttaggaactgggtgatctttaagtTCTCTCCCAATCCAAGCCATCATTGTCTTAAAAATCTCTTCAGTACCACCTCTTATGCAGGTAGGAGACAAACCTAATTCTTCTGAATCCCTCTATTTAGCCTGTTAAGCAGCAGGTTAGTGCAGAACAATGGTTCCTTAACCTGAGCAAAACCACTAGTTTAACTTAATTAAATCGTCACGGATACCCAATGAGTTGGAAATGTCCCACCACTGGAAGCGTTCAAGcacaggctgggtggggcttaCTGCAACCTGCTCtgatggaagggacctctgcccatggcagggaattGGATCAAGATAacctttaaggttccttccaacccaaacctgtcCATAATTCTAAGAAATACTGTTGAGGAAAGGTTACAAAACCCATTAATTTCATGACATGACCCATTAAGTAAATTAAAGCCTCCGAGACTTGACGATTTACAGGAAATTAGACAAAGACGAAGCATAGTTACAGTTTCACATACACAAACCCCCCCACTGCCATCACCACAGCTTCGCCTCAGCTCCAGGGGAAAGCCTCGGTCTCGAGCTATCGGTGGTGACGTCCTACCAGGGGCGCGACGTCCCGCAGGGTGACCTCCCTGGGGCACCTTCTCTCGAGCTCATCCCTCCCACTCCCCAGAGGGAAGCCAGACCGCCGCTCCCCACCCCTCAGAGGGTAATGAGCTGACACAAGCCCTCACTCACACAGCCTTCCCAGCGCCGCCATCTTGAGGGCGCTACGTCCCCGCCTCCGCCCGGTGGGAAGGCGACAAGCGCGCGCGCTGGGCGGCGATTGGTCCGGACGCTAGCGAGGGTGCGCGCTCGGACCAATCGCCACCCACTGCACGCGCCTCCGGGCCAACCAGCGGCCGGCGCGGGCTTTCCCCTCAGGCGGGCGCCGGTGCCCCTGAGGAGACGGGGGAGATGGCGGAGAGCGAGTCGGGATCTGAGAGCAGCGAAGAGGAGAACCTGCCCTCCTTCGCCTACCTGCTACAGCCGTCCCCATTCCTCGGCGAGCCGAGCCGCCCGCGGTCACCATCTCCTGATCCTAAGGTGGCAGAGGTCAAGATGGTGAGCAGCGAGAGGGAAGAGGGGGTGGACGTCGTCCCTTTGCACGAGAGGGTCAAGATGAGAGTGGGAGCGGACCCTGAGCCTTTCAACCTGGGCGCTGATGATAAAGGAGAAGCATCGGGACTTTGTGCTAGTGGTGACCTGATGGATCCTGGAAGCAAAGGGCTTTGTCAAGACCTGACGCCGTCTAAAGAAGTAGCTTGTGATAGTGAGAATGGTACACGCAGTGTTGAGAGATCCTCCTTGTGCTCCTTGCCAATCGACTCTGACATCCCTAGTACCCCCCCGGTAAGCAGAGAACGGCCAGAAACATCGCTCCCTCTCAAGAAGCGACAATATAGTCCGAAGGAACGGGAGGCAATCTGCCAGAATGCGTGGCAGAGAAGGAAGGAGCAAGAAGCAAAGAGGAGGAAgcaagaggaggagaaagagaggaagagagccGTTGCCAATATGCTGAAAGCTCAGCGGCCAGGAGAGTGCCAGAAATACATAACAGTGGTGCTAGATCCAGGTAGTTGTCCTCACAGTCTGCAGCTGCCTTGTACTGACTGTTGTCTCCTCTCTCTGGAGGCCTGACCCGTGCATCGATTTCAGTCATCTTACAGGTAGAAGGTGGCGAGCAGATCCTTAGTGCTTTGCAGGCTGCCAATTATTCCTGTGTGTTTGAGAACCACGCTGTTCCCTGCAGCATCACCTGGAGGAGAAAGACAGTGACATCACAGGTATATGAGCAAAATTTTGATAATCTCGTCATTTTCCTCGTGTGTTATTTGCAGTCATTAGTAATTGTATTTAGCAACCCAAGTGAACACCCTCTAATTTCACTGCTCAGAGATTTGAGTGGGAGTCTGAGTGAATTCTAAACAGACTGTGGCCTGTTTGTTTTCATATCTGAACAGATGGGAGGAGGAGATGAATGGACAGAAGAACCAAATGTTCTGGTTCTGCTTGGCCTGGAGGAGTTTTTGTCCATGGTTCACAGCTACAAGCAAGTGAGAATGCTTATGACTTTTTGTGCTCCTGAACATGCCTTGATGTAAAACCGGTCTTTTGCCATCCCTCTTAGTGGCAGGAAGGTTTTGGTGTGGGAGGAATGCAGTGTTTCATTGAAACAGAAATCTGGGTTTAGAAGCCATTAATGGGCTGTATAATGTATAGTTCTGACAAGCTTTCTTTGCTAGTTAAAATTTTTCACACATTCCTCTGAAGAGTTACATTGTTACATCaagtggtttggggtttttttttgttttgttttgttttgtgggtttttttttgtttttttttttaattctttctgctCTAACTTTACATGGGATCAAGTATTGCCTGCTTGCCCTGAAGATCAAGAGTGAATGGACTCATCTGCAGACCTACAACCAGGGCAATAATTTGCTGTGCTTCTCTGTATACCTCAAAATGGTttaattccttatttttcccattcatcTTTGTAGAATGCTGATGGCTGTGcagaaaggcagaaggaaacCCTGCAGAGCTATGTGGCTCATATGATGGAAAAAATGCCTGGGAGAATTCTGGCTCTGGCAGTAGTTGGagtagaaaattatttcaggtcAGACTTCTTCCCTCCAGATATTTCTGTGTTCTCTCTTGAAAAATGCCATAGGTGTTTATGTTAATTCCTTCTAGCAAAGACTGGAGTATAAGAGGTATTCCCAGAACTGCTCCACCACTTTTTATACAGAAATGGAAGCAAAGGTCCATCCAGACTGTCACCCCACTCTTACTTTACTCTTTTTAGGTCTCTTCAAGTTCAGCCAAAACAAAGGCTGCGACAGACAGCAGCAAGTGGAAATCAAGAGAAAcggggagaaaggagaaaaaaggaagttaAGGATTCTAGCTTGAACTTATCCAGAATGGATGTGAAAGAAGTGAGTGCTTTTAAAACACATGCAACCTTCATCTGTTGTCTCCCAGTATTTGAACATTTGACCCAGTCACACAATTTTGTACATGGGAGTACGTGGCTTTCATTATTCATTTGTCCATCAGCCTATGGACAGAACTCTTTGGGTTCAGCTCCCCACTGCTCAGTCATGTACCTGTTCCCACACAGACTGATGTGTCTCATTCACCTGGATACTGATGTCAGTCGCAGCACCTCTTGCCCTTCATGGTCCATTGGCAAAGCCCACTGGTGGT
This window encodes:
- the MRPL27 gene encoding large ribosomal subunit protein bL27m, which codes for MAALGRLFLTTHHTTLVAVRWASKKSGGSSKNLGGRSPGKRYGFKKVEGAFVHAGNILATQRLIRWHPGAHVGMGRNKTLYALEDGIVRYTKEVYVPPPRSSESRDVICQLPKGAILYKTFINVVPTAEVGSFKLINML
- the EME1 gene encoding crossover junction endonuclease EME1 is translated as MAESESGSESSEEENLPSFAYLLQPSPFLGEPSRPRSPSPDPKVAEVKMVSSEREEGVDVVPLHERVKMRVGADPEPFNLGADDKGEASGLCASGDLMDPGSKGLCQDLTPSKEVACDSENGTRSVERSSLCSLPIDSDIPSTPPVSRERPETSLPLKKRQYSPKEREAICQNAWQRRKEQEAKRRKQEEEKERKRAVANMLKAQRPGECQKYITVVLDPVILQVEGGEQILSALQAANYSCVFENHAVPCSITWRRKTVTSQMGGGDEWTEEPNVLVLLGLEEFLSMVHSYKQNADGCAERQKETLQSYVAHMMEKMPGRILALAVVGVENYFRSLQVQPKQRLRQTAASGNQEKRGERRKKEVKDSSLNLSRMDVKEALVDLQLSTQVQISIFESSEELGEYATMCTKAVAEAPYKQERENTGFSFYLEKDCCRGVKVDPSGKGLLKVWKRQIQQFNRVSSEMAEAIVSAYPSPQLLIQAYEKCSSDQERENMLANIPVHRGEGVTATSRRIGPELSRRIYLQMTSHDPDLCLDFTG